The Malus domestica chromosome 13, GDT2T_hap1 genome includes a window with the following:
- the LOC139190448 gene encoding uncharacterized protein has protein sequence MSNLNKLDFTALEVSGRNYLKWVQDVKLHLTAKNLRPAIEEATDKPVGEAEKATAMIFIRRHIHDALQTEYLAEEDPRALWVALADRFDHQKDIFLPEARHDWQHLRFQDFKSVNEYNSEVCRIRSLLKFCNETLTEEDLLEKTYLTFSASNIVLQQQYRAQKFTKFSDLISVLLLAEKQNQLLMKNHQARPTGATAVPEAHYSTNQHPKRQKRRGKGGQKPSHQVEHHVPHVHTQNGLA, from the exons atgtcgaatttgaacaaactcgacttcaccgctttggaggtttctggaaggaactacctcaagtgggttcaagatgtgaagctccacctcactgcaaagaacttgcgtcctgctattgaagaagcaacagataaacctgttggcgaagctgaaaaagccactgctatgatcttcatccgaagacatatccatgacgctctacaaactgagtaccttgctgaggaagatccacgtgcattatgggtcgctttggctgatcgtttcgatcaccaaaaggacatattcttgcctgaagcaagacacgactggcagcacttgcgcttccaagactttaagtctgtgaatgaatataattctgaagtttgtcgaatccgatcacttctcaagttttgcaatgaaactttgactgaagaggatctcctggagaagacctacttgaccttctctgcttctaatattgtcctgcagcaacaatatagagctcagaagttcactaagttctcggatttgatctctgttttacttcttgctgaaaagcagaaccagctgttgatgaagaatcatcaagctcgacctactggggctactgctgtgcctgaagcacattatagcactaatcagcacccaaaacgccaaaagaggcgtggtaagggcggccagaagccatctCACCAAG ttgaacatcatgtaccccatgttcacacccagaacggcttGGCATAG
- the LOC103451745 gene encoding uncharacterized protein isoform X2, producing MAKHKEKHHQKSVSKPNPFETKSPKLGRADANHNHEAAATAKKKKNKLGPNAVAMKHQAPLKPNPFETIWSRRKFDILGKKRKGEERRVGLSRSRAIEKRKNTLLREYEQSNKASVFVDKRIGEHNDELNEFDKAIQRAQREHQLKTNKKGKYNLSDGEEDDFEFQSLGALSERDDFEDDVLPDDDDDGTETTQTKKRLAMTDQMDGDLMEGEENRPKSKKEVMKEVMAKDKYYRAERAKDKEELEDFRQELDKSFTSIVPSKLLQITEPDKNIPNEHSKKDELSEQEKSRSYFKTFGNLVMVSRAQPSDRTKTPEEIAQEEREQLEHLEEERQKRMLATDINSDDDNEDAETPSNHNKPRPISGDDLGDSFSLDEEPRIKKGWVDEILERKDASDSESEEGDASEDSESPEDDSEGSDKDINLGEKNLFMKDWEQSDDDNLGTDLDEEEEKEDGSEAHEEDDDADEEEVEPRKLKKMKKIDASEASKKEGDSLDAKKISQDGKRPSTQSDLPYLIEAPKSFEEFGALVDNLSNADIVLIINRIRKSNAIKLAAENRKKMQVFYGVLLQYFAILANRKPLNMELLNFLVKPLIEMSMETPYFAAICARERILRARTEFSETVKNPATLLMCEYLARSPIMSGRDTAVGSFLCSMLLSITKQSRKFCPEAVMFLTTLLMAAKDRKPMPSQNSHFCHLMELKAIRPLLCINESVGQVNPLNFLTIMDLPEDSSFFRSDDFRASVLVTVIETLREFVIVYEGFSSFPEIFLPISVLLLEVAEQDNIPQVLTDKLKDVAELIKTSR from the exons ATGGCGAAACACAAGGAGAAGCACCACCAGAAGTCCGTTTCAAAACCCAACCCCTTCGAGACCAAATCACCAAAACTCGGCAGAGCTGACGCCAATCACAACCATGAGGCGGCGGCGACggcgaagaagaaaaagaataagcTAGGCCCGAACGCTGTCGCCATGAAGCACCAGGCCCCCCTAAAACCCAACCCGTTCGAGACCATTTGGTCCCGGAGGAAATTCGACATTCTCGGCAAAAAGCGCAAAGGCGAAGAGCGCCGAGTTGGCCTCTCCCGCTCTCGCGCCATTGAAAAG AGGAAGAACACGCTGCTGAGGGAGTACGAGCAGAGCAATAAAGCTTCGGTCTTTGTCGATAAGCGAATTGGGGAGCATAATGACGAGCTCAATGAGTTCGATAAGGCCATTCAGCGTGCGCAGCGTGAGCATCAA TTAAAGACGAACAAGAAAGGCAAATATAACTTATCAGATGGAGAAGAAGACGACTTTGAATTTCAAAGTCTTGGTGCATTATCTGAAAGGGATGATTTTGAGGATGATGTGCTGCCTGATGATGACGACGATGGCACAGAAACCACTCAAACTAAGA AAAGGTTAGCCATGACAGATCAAATGGATGGTGATCTAATGGAAGGAGAGGAAAAT AGACCTAAAAGCAAGAAGGAAGTAATGAAGGAGGTTATGGCAAAAGACAAATATTATAGG GCTGAAAGAGCAAAAGATAAGGAAGAACTTGAAGATTTTAGGCAAGAATTGGACAAATCCTTCACATCCATTGTGCCCTCTAAACTGTTACAAATTACTGAACCAGACAAGAACATTCCAAATGAGCATTCGAAGAAGGATGAGCTTTCTGAACAG GAAAAATCCCGTTCTTATTTCAAAACTTTTGGCAACTTAGTCATGGTAAGCCGTGCTCAACCCTCTGACAGGACAAAGACACCTGAAGAGATAGCACAAGAGGAGAGAGAGCAGCTTGAGCATTTGGAG GAAGAGAGACAGAAGAGGATGCTTGCCACTGATATCAATAGTGACGATGACAATGAAGATGCTGAGACACCATCTAACCATAATAAGCCAAGACCCATATCTGGAGATGATCTTGGCGATTCCTTCTCTCTTGATGAAGAGCCGCGGATTAAAAAGGGTTGGGTTGATGAGATTCTAGAAAGAAAAGATGCTAGCGATTCTGAGAGTGAAGAAGGCGATGCTTCTGAGGATTCAGAAAGTCCTGAAGATGACAGTGAAGGATCTGATAAAGATATTAACCTGGGTGAAAAGAATCTATTTATGAAGGACTGGGAACAAAGTGATGATGATAATCTTGGAACGGATTTggatgaggaggaagaaaaagaagatgggTCTGAAGCACATGAAGAGGATGATGATGCTGATGAAGAAGAGGTGGAACCAAGAAAgctgaaaaaaatgaaaaaaattgatgCTTCTGAAGCCAGTAAAAAAGAGGGCGATTCTTTAGATGCCAAGAAAATATCTCAGGACGGTAAACGACCTTCTACTCAGTCAGACCTCCCGTACCTAATCGAAGCTCCAAAAAGCTTTGAAGAGTTTGGTGCATTGGTGGATAATCTTTCTAATGCTGACATTGTCTTGATTATCAATCGAATCCGGAAAAGCAATGCAATCAAGCTTGCAGCAGAAAACAGGAAGAAAATGCAA GTATTTTATGGTGTACTCCTGCAGTATTTTGCCATATTAGCAAATAGAAAGCCGTTGAATATGGAGTTGTTAAATTTTCTGGTTAAGCCATTGATTGAGATGAGTATGGAGACTCCATACTTCGCTGCAATTTGTGCTCGTGAGAGAATTTTACGGGCGCGGACGGAATTTAGTGAGACCGTTAAGAACCCAG CAACACTGTTGATGTGTGAATATCTGGCACGTAGTCCTATCATGTCTGGTCGTGATACTGCAGTTGGTTCTTTCTTGTGCTCCATGCTTCTCTCT ATAACCAAACAATCTCGGAAGTTCTGTCCTGAAGCAGTCATGTTTCTCACAACATTGTTGATGGCAGCTAAAGACAGAAAGCCAATGCCAAGTCAAAATTCTCAT TTTTGTCATCTTATGGAATTAAAAGCAATCAGGCCTCTCTTATGTATAAATGAATCCGTAGGTCAGGTCAATCCTCTGAATTTTCTCACAATAATGGACCTACCGGAAGACTCCTCTTTTTTCAGATCTGACGATTTCAG GGCTAGTGTGCTGGTGACGGTGATTGAAACTCTACGTGAGTTTGTCATTGTTTATGAAGGATTCAGTTCTTTTCCTGAAATCTTTTTGCCAATTTCAGTATTGTTGCTTGAAGTGGCGGAACAGGATAATATACCACAAGTATTAACAGACAAATTGAAAGATGTTGCTGAACTGATTAAGACGAGCAGATAA
- the LOC103451740 gene encoding uncharacterized protein isoform X1 translates to MGKIGTKLPNFCLNRIRPPVRVRSPPIQFKPDASDVATKSSDGKFEDSGNVGEEEKVKAAGGGGDEKPKKAALVIARKIMIVVDSSLEAKGAIQWALSHTVQSQDKIVLLHVTKSANSKQAAGEETSKEIAPSPRAYALVHSLRNMCRLKRPEVEIEVAVVVEGNKEKGPKILEEAKKQEVGLLVLGQKKRYTTWRLLVMWTGNRISGGRGGVVEYCIQNASCMAVAVRRKSRKVGGYLITTKRQKDFWLLA, encoded by the exons ATGGGGAAAATAGGCACTAAATTGCCTAATTTCTGTCTAAACAGGATTAGGCCACCCGTTAGGGTTCGGTCGCCACCGATACAGTTCAAGCCAGATGCTTCAGATGTCGCTACAAAAAGTAGTGATGGAAAATTTGAGGATTCTGGGAATGttggagaagaagagaaagtgAAAGCagctggtggtggtggtgatgaaaAGCCTAAAAAAGCTGCGTTGGTAATTGCTAGGAAAATCATGATTGTGGTTGATTCCAGCCTTGAAGCCAAAGGAGCTATCCAATGGGCTCTCTCTCACACTGTGCAGAGCCAGGATAAAATTGTGCTGCTTCATGTCACCAAATCTGCAAACTCAAAGCaag CTGCAGGTGAGGAGACCAGCAAGGAGATAGCTCCATCTCCAAGGGCTTATGCACTTGTCCACTCTTTGAGGAACATGTGTCGGTTGAAGAGGCCAGAGGTAGAAATTGAGGTTGCAGTGGTGGTGGAAGGGAATAAGGAGAAAGGTCCAAAAATACTGGAAGAGGCAAAGAAACAAGAAGTGGGATTGCTTGTACTGGGGCAGAAAAAGAGGTATACTACATGGCGTCTGCTGGTGATGTGGACCGGCAACCGGATCAGCGGCGGTCGCGGCGGTGTGGTGGAGTACTGTATACAAAATGCCAGTTGCATGGCAGTTGCTGTGAGAAGGAAAAGCAGGAAGGTTGGAGGGTATTTGATTACTACAAAGCGCCAGAAAGATTTCTGGCTATTGGCTTAA
- the LOC139190391 gene encoding RING-H2 finger protein ATL57-like isoform X3, giving the protein MGSACSCFRSKDPIEDNNGDNASNGDVGFTQNLYNKIEKYRASISSWRRDNLVNSSNEVADASSIPDGAPQVAQSGTTTVEVQVVQAPPQEGLNEGLIYQNPNESLKKSSSGKEATGLMYIYDLLERGEECPTCLEEYTTENPKITVECSHHYHLSCIFEWMERSPTCPICSRVMLFSETS; this is encoded by the exons ATGGGTTCGGCTTGTTCTTGCTTCCGGTCAAAAGATCCTATAGAAGATAATAACGGTGACAATGCAAGTAATGGTGATGTTGGCTTCACTCAAAACTTGTACAACAAA ATTGAGAAATATAGAGCATCAATCAGCAGTTGGAGAAGAGATAATTTAGTCAATTCATCTAATGAGGTTGCCGACGCATCTTCAATACCCGATGGGGCACCTCAGGTTGCACAATCTGGCACTACTACTGTTGAAGTCCAAGTTGTCCAAGCCCCTCCACAAGAGGGACTAAATGAAGGGTTAATATATCAGAACCCTAATGAGTCCTTAAAGAAGTCATCATCTGGAAAAGAAGCCACAGGGCTTATGTATATCTATGATTTATTAGAACGTGGCGAAGAATGTCCCACATGCCTGGAAG AATACACGACTGAAAATCCAAAGATAACAGTGGAGTGTTCTCACCATTACCACCTTTCTTGTATTTTTGAATGGATGGAGAGAAGCCCAACCTGCCCAATTTGCAGCCGG GTGATGTTATTTAGTGAAACGTCTTGA
- the LOC103451740 gene encoding uncharacterized protein isoform X2, whose amino-acid sequence MGKIGTKLPNFCLNRIRPPVRVRSPPIQFKPDASDVATKSSDGKFEDSGNVGEEEKVKAAGGGGDEKPKKAALVIARKIMIVVDSSLEAKGAIQWALSHTVQSQDKIVLLHVTKSANSKQGEETSKEIAPSPRAYALVHSLRNMCRLKRPEVEIEVAVVVEGNKEKGPKILEEAKKQEVGLLVLGQKKRYTTWRLLVMWTGNRISGGRGGVVEYCIQNASCMAVAVRRKSRKVGGYLITTKRQKDFWLLA is encoded by the exons ATGGGGAAAATAGGCACTAAATTGCCTAATTTCTGTCTAAACAGGATTAGGCCACCCGTTAGGGTTCGGTCGCCACCGATACAGTTCAAGCCAGATGCTTCAGATGTCGCTACAAAAAGTAGTGATGGAAAATTTGAGGATTCTGGGAATGttggagaagaagagaaagtgAAAGCagctggtggtggtggtgatgaaaAGCCTAAAAAAGCTGCGTTGGTAATTGCTAGGAAAATCATGATTGTGGTTGATTCCAGCCTTGAAGCCAAAGGAGCTATCCAATGGGCTCTCTCTCACACTGTGCAGAGCCAGGATAAAATTGTGCTGCTTCATGTCACCAAATCTGCAAACTCAAAGCaag GTGAGGAGACCAGCAAGGAGATAGCTCCATCTCCAAGGGCTTATGCACTTGTCCACTCTTTGAGGAACATGTGTCGGTTGAAGAGGCCAGAGGTAGAAATTGAGGTTGCAGTGGTGGTGGAAGGGAATAAGGAGAAAGGTCCAAAAATACTGGAAGAGGCAAAGAAACAAGAAGTGGGATTGCTTGTACTGGGGCAGAAAAAGAGGTATACTACATGGCGTCTGCTGGTGATGTGGACCGGCAACCGGATCAGCGGCGGTCGCGGCGGTGTGGTGGAGTACTGTATACAAAATGCCAGTTGCATGGCAGTTGCTGTGAGAAGGAAAAGCAGGAAGGTTGGAGGGTATTTGATTACTACAAAGCGCCAGAAAGATTTCTGGCTATTGGCTTAA
- the LOC103414436 gene encoding cytochrome P450 CYP749A22-like has protein sequence MTTLGRVVTISASFLCVFFVLVLIKILHKLWWTPHRIQKQMALQGIKGPPYRLIHGNTKEISDMIKEAMSKPKTLSHDIFPTVQPNMHTWTQIYGKNYLQWQGSQPQLVITELELCREILNNKDRAYPKSEPTDFLRKLLGDGIVTTAEGEKWKKVRKLGTHAFHGESLKSMFTEMVASAETMLEGWKSYEGKEIEVFEEFRLFTSEVISRTAFGSSYIEGQNIFGMLTKLTPLVFKSFYTIRLPGISQFFKSSDEIEAEKLEKGIHASITQIIKKREKKSMGEGRDSFGCDFLGLLLNAHHDANDNQRISVDDLVDECKTFYFAGQETTNTSLAWTIFLLAHHTDWQEEARKEVMELFGKQTPNPDGIAKLKKINMIFNESLRLYSPVVGFVRKVKREVKLGKLIVPANFELFVPNLALHRDPQIWGEDAHLFKPERFAEGVAKATNNNVGAFIPFGIGPRSCLGLNFANTEVKIVLSMILQRYSFTLSPGYVHLPYPYVTIHPQLGVQIMLHPL, from the exons ATGACTACTTTGGGAAGGGTAGTGACCATTTCTGCTAGCTTTCTGTGTGTGTTCTTTGTCTTAGTTCTCATTAAGATCCTTCACAAGCTATGGTGGACTCCGCATCGCATTCAGAAGCAGATGGCTTTGCAGGGGATCAAAGGCCCTCCTTACAGACTTATTCATGGAAACACCAAGGAAATATCCGACATGATCAAGGAAGCTATGAGCAAGCCGAAAACTTTATCACACGACATATTCCCCACAGTTCAACCTAACATGCACACTTGGACTCAGATATATG GAAAGAATTATCTTCAATGGCAAGGCTCTCAGCCTCAGTTGGTCATAACGGAACTTGAGTTGTGCAGAGAGATACTGAATAACAAAGATAGAGCTTATCCGAAAAGTGAGCCCACCGACTTTTTAAGGAAACTGTTAGGAGATGGCATTGTGACAACAGCTGAAggtgaaaaatggaaaaaagtGCGGAAGCTCGGCACCCATGCGTTCCACGGAGAGAgcttaaaa AGTATGTTTACGGAAATGGTAGCGAGTGCGGAGACAATGCTTGAAGGGTGGAAAAGTTATGAAGGAAAAGAAATTGAGGTGTTTGAAGAGTTCAGGTTATTCACATCAGAAGTGATTTCTAGAACTGCATTTGGCAGCAGCTATATAGAAGGACAAAACATTTTTGGGATGTTGACGAAGTTAACCCCCTTAGTTTTCAAAAGTTTTTACACAATCAGGCTTCCCGGCATCAG CCAGTTTTTCAAAAGCAGTGATGAGATTGAAGCAGAGAAACTTGAGAAAGGAATACATGCCTCCATAACACAGATTattaagaaaagagaaaaaaagtcaATGGGCGAAGGACGAGACAGCTTTGGGTGTGATTTTCTTGGATTGCTTTTGAATGCTCACCATGATGCCAATGACAACCAGAGGATTTCGGTGGATGATTTGGTTGACGAGTGCAAGACGTTTTACTTTGCAGGACAAGAAACCACTAATACTTCGCTTGCTTGGACAATCTTTCTTCTCGCGCACCATACAGATTGGCAAGAGGAAGCAAGAAAGGAGGTGATGGAATTATTCGGCAAACAAACTCCAAATCCTGATGGCATTGCCAAACTGAAAAAG ATCAATATGATCTTCAACGAGTCTCTAAGGTTATATTCCCCTGTTGTTGGTTTTGTGAGGAAAGTTAAAAGGGAAGTTAAACTTGGAAAGCTCATTGTTCCTGCTAATTTTGAATTGTTTGTCCCAAATCTAGCACTTCACCGTGATCCTCAAATCTGGGGAGAAGACGCGCATCTTTTCAAACCAGAGAGATTCGCGGAAGGGGTTGCTAAAGCAACTAACAATAACGTTGGCGCTTTCATACCCTTTGGAATAGGACCTCGAAGTTGTTTGGGATTGAACTTT
- the LOC139190391 gene encoding uncharacterized protein isoform X2, translating into MGSACSCFRSKDPIEDNNGDNASNGDVGFTQNLYNKIEKYRASISSWRRDNLVNSSNEVADASSIPDGAPQVAQSGTTTVEVQVVQAPPQEGLNEGLIYQNPNESLKKSSSGKEATGLMYIYDLLERGEECPTCLEEYTTENPKITVECSHHYHLSCIFEWMERSPTCPICSRLMRQNLHNIGTGCTQLSANIT; encoded by the exons ATGGGTTCGGCTTGTTCTTGCTTCCGGTCAAAAGATCCTATAGAAGATAATAACGGTGACAATGCAAGTAATGGTGATGTTGGCTTCACTCAAAACTTGTACAACAAA ATTGAGAAATATAGAGCATCAATCAGCAGTTGGAGAAGAGATAATTTAGTCAATTCATCTAATGAGGTTGCCGACGCATCTTCAATACCCGATGGGGCACCTCAGGTTGCACAATCTGGCACTACTACTGTTGAAGTCCAAGTTGTCCAAGCCCCTCCACAAGAGGGACTAAATGAAGGGTTAATATATCAGAACCCTAATGAGTCCTTAAAGAAGTCATCATCTGGAAAAGAAGCCACAGGGCTTATGTATATCTATGATTTATTAGAACGTGGCGAAGAATGTCCCACATGCCTGGAAG AATACACGACTGAAAATCCAAAGATAACAGTGGAGTGTTCTCACCATTACCACCTTTCTTGTATTTTTGAATGGATGGAGAGAAGCCCAACCTGCCCAATTTGCAGCCGG CTGATGAGGCAAAACTTGCATAACATTGGCACCGGCTGTACACAACTTTCTGCGAATATCACATGA
- the LOC103451745 gene encoding uncharacterized protein isoform X1 has translation MAKHKEKHHQKSVSKPNPFETKSPKLGRADANHNHEAAATAKKKKNKLGPNAVAMKHQAPLKPNPFETIWSRRKFDILGKKRKGEERRVGLSRSRAIEKRKNTLLREYEQSNKASVFVDKRIGEHNDELNEFDKAIQRAQREHQLKTNKKGKYNLSDGEEDDFEFQSLGALSERDDFEDDVLPDDDDDGTETTQTKKRLAMTDQMDGDLMEGEENRPKSKKEVMKEVMAKDKYYRAERAKDKEELEDFRQELDKSFTSIVPSKLLQITEPDKNIPNEHSKKDELSEQEKSRSYFKTFGNLVMVSRAQPSDRTKTPEEIAQEEREQLEHLEEERQKRMLATDINSDDDNEDAETPSNHNKPRPISGDDLGDSFSLDEEPRIKKGWVDEILERKDASDSESEEGDASEDSESPEDDSEGSDKDINLGEKNLFMKDWEQSDDDNLGTDLDEEEEKEDGSEAHEEDDDADEEEVEPRKLKKMKKIDASEASKKEGDSLDAKKISQDGKRPSTQSDLPYLIEAPKSFEEFGALVDNLSNADIVLIINRIRKSNAIKLAAENRKKMQVFYGVLLQYFAILANRKPLNMELLNFLVKPLIEMSMETPYFAAICARERILRARTEFSETVKNPEQSYWPSSKTIFLLRLWSLIFPCSDFRHVVMTPATLLMCEYLARSPIMSGRDTAVGSFLCSMLLSITKQSRKFCPEAVMFLTTLLMAAKDRKPMPSQNSHFCHLMELKAIRPLLCINESVGQVNPLNFLTIMDLPEDSSFFRSDDFRASVLVTVIETLREFVIVYEGFSSFPEIFLPISVLLLEVAEQDNIPQVLTDKLKDVAELIKTSR, from the exons ATGGCGAAACACAAGGAGAAGCACCACCAGAAGTCCGTTTCAAAACCCAACCCCTTCGAGACCAAATCACCAAAACTCGGCAGAGCTGACGCCAATCACAACCATGAGGCGGCGGCGACggcgaagaagaaaaagaataagcTAGGCCCGAACGCTGTCGCCATGAAGCACCAGGCCCCCCTAAAACCCAACCCGTTCGAGACCATTTGGTCCCGGAGGAAATTCGACATTCTCGGCAAAAAGCGCAAAGGCGAAGAGCGCCGAGTTGGCCTCTCCCGCTCTCGCGCCATTGAAAAG AGGAAGAACACGCTGCTGAGGGAGTACGAGCAGAGCAATAAAGCTTCGGTCTTTGTCGATAAGCGAATTGGGGAGCATAATGACGAGCTCAATGAGTTCGATAAGGCCATTCAGCGTGCGCAGCGTGAGCATCAA TTAAAGACGAACAAGAAAGGCAAATATAACTTATCAGATGGAGAAGAAGACGACTTTGAATTTCAAAGTCTTGGTGCATTATCTGAAAGGGATGATTTTGAGGATGATGTGCTGCCTGATGATGACGACGATGGCACAGAAACCACTCAAACTAAGA AAAGGTTAGCCATGACAGATCAAATGGATGGTGATCTAATGGAAGGAGAGGAAAAT AGACCTAAAAGCAAGAAGGAAGTAATGAAGGAGGTTATGGCAAAAGACAAATATTATAGG GCTGAAAGAGCAAAAGATAAGGAAGAACTTGAAGATTTTAGGCAAGAATTGGACAAATCCTTCACATCCATTGTGCCCTCTAAACTGTTACAAATTACTGAACCAGACAAGAACATTCCAAATGAGCATTCGAAGAAGGATGAGCTTTCTGAACAG GAAAAATCCCGTTCTTATTTCAAAACTTTTGGCAACTTAGTCATGGTAAGCCGTGCTCAACCCTCTGACAGGACAAAGACACCTGAAGAGATAGCACAAGAGGAGAGAGAGCAGCTTGAGCATTTGGAG GAAGAGAGACAGAAGAGGATGCTTGCCACTGATATCAATAGTGACGATGACAATGAAGATGCTGAGACACCATCTAACCATAATAAGCCAAGACCCATATCTGGAGATGATCTTGGCGATTCCTTCTCTCTTGATGAAGAGCCGCGGATTAAAAAGGGTTGGGTTGATGAGATTCTAGAAAGAAAAGATGCTAGCGATTCTGAGAGTGAAGAAGGCGATGCTTCTGAGGATTCAGAAAGTCCTGAAGATGACAGTGAAGGATCTGATAAAGATATTAACCTGGGTGAAAAGAATCTATTTATGAAGGACTGGGAACAAAGTGATGATGATAATCTTGGAACGGATTTggatgaggaggaagaaaaagaagatgggTCTGAAGCACATGAAGAGGATGATGATGCTGATGAAGAAGAGGTGGAACCAAGAAAgctgaaaaaaatgaaaaaaattgatgCTTCTGAAGCCAGTAAAAAAGAGGGCGATTCTTTAGATGCCAAGAAAATATCTCAGGACGGTAAACGACCTTCTACTCAGTCAGACCTCCCGTACCTAATCGAAGCTCCAAAAAGCTTTGAAGAGTTTGGTGCATTGGTGGATAATCTTTCTAATGCTGACATTGTCTTGATTATCAATCGAATCCGGAAAAGCAATGCAATCAAGCTTGCAGCAGAAAACAGGAAGAAAATGCAA GTATTTTATGGTGTACTCCTGCAGTATTTTGCCATATTAGCAAATAGAAAGCCGTTGAATATGGAGTTGTTAAATTTTCTGGTTAAGCCATTGATTGAGATGAGTATGGAGACTCCATACTTCGCTGCAATTTGTGCTCGTGAGAGAATTTTACGGGCGCGGACGGAATTTAGTGAGACCGTTAAGAACCCAG AACAGAGTTATTGGCCTTCTTCAAAGACAATATTTCTTCTGAGGCTTTGGTCCCTGATATTTCCATGCTCTGATTTTCGTCATGTGGTCATGACTCCAGCAACACTGTTGATGTGTGAATATCTGGCACGTAGTCCTATCATGTCTGGTCGTGATACTGCAGTTGGTTCTTTCTTGTGCTCCATGCTTCTCTCT ATAACCAAACAATCTCGGAAGTTCTGTCCTGAAGCAGTCATGTTTCTCACAACATTGTTGATGGCAGCTAAAGACAGAAAGCCAATGCCAAGTCAAAATTCTCAT TTTTGTCATCTTATGGAATTAAAAGCAATCAGGCCTCTCTTATGTATAAATGAATCCGTAGGTCAGGTCAATCCTCTGAATTTTCTCACAATAATGGACCTACCGGAAGACTCCTCTTTTTTCAGATCTGACGATTTCAG GGCTAGTGTGCTGGTGACGGTGATTGAAACTCTACGTGAGTTTGTCATTGTTTATGAAGGATTCAGTTCTTTTCCTGAAATCTTTTTGCCAATTTCAGTATTGTTGCTTGAAGTGGCGGAACAGGATAATATACCACAAGTATTAACAGACAAATTGAAAGATGTTGCTGAACTGATTAAGACGAGCAGATAA